One genomic region from Prevotella sp. Rep29 encodes:
- a CDS encoding IS30 family transposase, giving the protein MYHQLTSQQRYTIFVLRQKNVAIKDIADTIGVHYSTVYRELKRNKGTHHYHYGIAQHKCDERKHRMRRHRKFSIDMRRRIVSLLVCEQWSPEQIKGWMERNGEKCVSVETIYQYIRFDRKCGGELYKHCRHRLKNIRRTAETAHTAIKDRVMIEQREEEADGTRFGDFEMDTIIGKDGKGTIVTIVERSRDFFMMRKLRHGKNAKQLAKTVVAMMTPYIGRIKSITTDNGSEFAEHKYIAERLKTKIFFTHPYSSWEKGNIENTNKLIRQYIPKGTDFKHISEEQIKRIQHKINRRPRKKLNFSTPTAEFFKKIT; this is encoded by the coding sequence ATGTATCATCAACTAACCTCACAGCAAAGGTACACAATTTTCGTGTTACGGCAAAAGAATGTAGCGATAAAAGACATCGCTGATACGATAGGAGTGCATTACAGCACAGTCTATCGTGAGTTGAAACGCAACAAAGGCACACACCATTACCATTATGGTATAGCCCAGCATAAGTGTGACGAGCGTAAGCACAGGATGAGGAGACACCGCAAGTTCTCCATAGATATGCGAAGGAGAATCGTCTCACTCCTGGTGTGTGAGCAGTGGTCGCCGGAACAAATCAAGGGATGGATGGAAAGGAATGGAGAAAAGTGCGTTTCAGTAGAAACCATCTATCAATATATCCGATTTGACCGCAAGTGCGGAGGAGAACTCTACAAACACTGCAGGCACCGCCTGAAGAACATCAGAAGGACTGCCGAAACTGCACATACTGCCATAAAGGACAGGGTAATGATAGAACAGAGGGAAGAAGAGGCTGACGGAACACGATTCGGGGATTTCGAAATGGACACCATCATCGGAAAGGACGGAAAAGGGACAATCGTTACAATTGTCGAGAGAAGCCGGGACTTCTTCATGATGAGAAAACTCAGACACGGGAAAAACGCAAAGCAGCTGGCAAAAACCGTAGTAGCCATGATGACACCGTACATAGGAAGGATAAAAAGTATTACCACAGACAACGGAAGTGAGTTCGCTGAGCACAAATACATAGCAGAGAGACTCAAAACAAAGATCTTCTTCACACATCCATACTCATCATGGGAGAAAGGAAACATAGAAAACACCAACAAACTCATCAGGCAATATATACCAAAAGGAACTGACTTTAAACATATTTCAGAGGAACAAATAAAGAGAATACAACATAAAATAAACCGTAGGCCAAGAAAAAAACTAAACTTTTCCACACCTACTGCTGAATTCTTCAAAAAAATAACATAA
- the dinB gene encoding DNA polymerase IV, protein MAYRKIIHIDMDAFFAAVEQRDHPELRGKPIAVGFDGPRGVVATASYEARRYGIHSAMSIVRAKYLCPELTIVFPDHTHYKEVSMEVQEIFREYTDVIEPLSIDEAFLDVTENKKGMEMAVDIAREIRERIRQQLHLTASAGISYNKFLAKIASDMRKPDGMCVVHPDRSDEFIAQLKIEKFWGVGPKTATRFHRMGVFNGADLRKLTMEQLSFVFGKVGRIYYNFARGIDDRPVVTSRVRKSVGCEQTFLEDINTRVAVLVELYRIVLELIQRIRKSHFEGYTLTLKVKYEDFTQLTRSVTKPHPLQTKEQILPLAKELMKQVDYEKRAIRLIGVSVSNPHLADTHSVWVEGELDFSA, encoded by the coding sequence ATGGCGTACAGAAAGATTATACATATTGATATGGATGCGTTCTTTGCGGCGGTAGAGCAAAGAGACCATCCCGAATTGCGGGGCAAACCGATTGCCGTCGGTTTTGACGGACCGCGCGGGGTGGTGGCGACCGCCAGCTACGAAGCGCGTCGGTATGGTATTCATTCCGCCATGTCGATTGTTCGGGCGAAGTATCTCTGTCCGGAGCTGACCATTGTCTTTCCCGACCATACGCATTATAAGGAAGTGTCGATGGAGGTTCAGGAGATTTTCCGCGAATATACCGACGTGATAGAACCGCTCTCGATTGATGAGGCTTTCTTGGATGTGACGGAAAACAAGAAAGGCATGGAAATGGCGGTCGATATTGCCCGCGAAATCAGAGAACGAATCCGCCAACAGCTGCATCTGACCGCCTCGGCAGGCATCTCCTATAACAAGTTTCTGGCGAAAATAGCGTCTGACATGCGCAAGCCCGACGGTATGTGTGTGGTTCATCCCGACCGTTCCGATGAGTTTATCGCGCAACTGAAGATTGAGAAATTCTGGGGAGTGGGACCGAAAACCGCCACGCGCTTTCATCGCATGGGTGTCTTCAACGGTGCCGATTTGCGAAAACTGACGATGGAACAACTGTCGTTCGTCTTCGGCAAAGTGGGCAGAATCTATTACAATTTCGCACGGGGAATAGACGACCGCCCCGTCGTCACGTCTCGCGTGAGGAAGTCGGTAGGGTGTGAGCAGACGTTCCTGGAAGACATCAACACGCGAGTAGCCGTCTTGGTGGAACTCTATCGCATCGTCCTCGAACTCATACAGCGTATCCGAAAGAGCCATTTCGAAGGTTACACGCTCACGCTGAAAGTGAAATACGAGGACTTTACACAACTCACCCGCAGCGTAACAAAACCGCACCCCCTGCAAACGAAAGAACAGATATTGCCACTTGCCAAGGAGCTGATGAAGCAAGTGGATTACGAGAAACGTGCCATCCGACTGATAGGCGTGAGCGTCTCCAATCCCCATCTGGCCGACACCCATTCGGTTTGGGTAGAAGGTGAACTCGACTTCTCGGCGTAG
- a CDS encoding transglutaminase family protein, with amino-acid sequence MKKKIFIFTICLSVMMGAQAQKSKHFISDDNYREKTEKAFNEKMQLIGKQFFDTKKLNANERELEALKFLYAYMALADATDYPTSFFYDNVKCSFTAQKEMPWGVKIPELLFRHFVLPVRVNNENLDESRMVFYKDLKERVKGMSMKEAILEVNHWCHERVTYQPSDARTSSPLASIRTAYGRCGEESTFTVAALRSIGIPARQVYTPRWAHTDDNHAWVEAWADGEWYFLGACEPEAVLNLGWFNAPASRAMLMHTRAFGDYNGPEEAVLRTNNYTEINLIDNYATTERIDFRVVDTDGKAVNGARVDFKIYNYAEYYTAVTKYTDERGETFLTAGLGDLIVWASHEGRYGFTKASFGKDKHITITLSRSQNSDLTQRVFPVEEFDIVPPPEKVNLPDVPEDMQKRNKERFAYEDSIRNAYVATFISQETASNFPAEATPYLIKARGNWQTILAFLEKYSDRKERAYKLLSTLSDKDLRDMQMDILDDNMNATSDQLCPRVENEMIILPFKQFFEKAFDKKTADRFRKNPSELVGWVKKNIRLNPDKKAIRIAQTPVGVWRSRVTDTRSRDIFFVDVARSLGIEAQKDGVTSKVQYKQDGKWVDVNFDATEQASAPQGTLMLGYTPTKMVDDPKYYSHFTISRIDNGTTSLLSFDEGQVDMGGGVSWSNTFKNGTLLDEGTYELVTGMRLANGTVLSTSQIFNIRAGETTNIELTLRSTDQEVSVIGSFDSESKFLTIGDKKEVSILSQTGRGYFIVGLIGVGQEPTNHALRDIAKVRKSFETWGRPILLLFENEEEARKFNKKEFGELPNTIIYGIDKDGAIKQQIVKEMKLQSDRLLPIFFTSDTFNRVVSISQGYTIGLGEQLEKIIKKL; translated from the coding sequence ATGAAAAAAAAGATTTTTATATTCACCATTTGCCTCTCGGTCATGATGGGTGCTCAAGCGCAGAAAAGCAAGCATTTCATCTCCGATGACAACTATCGGGAAAAGACTGAGAAAGCATTTAACGAAAAAATGCAACTCATTGGCAAACAGTTTTTTGACACAAAGAAACTGAATGCAAATGAAAGAGAGTTGGAAGCACTCAAATTCCTCTATGCCTACATGGCTTTAGCGGATGCGACCGACTATCCCACCTCATTCTTTTATGACAATGTGAAGTGCTCATTTACCGCCCAAAAGGAAATGCCTTGGGGTGTAAAGATTCCCGAATTGTTGTTCCGCCATTTCGTTTTACCCGTGCGTGTCAACAACGAGAATCTTGACGAGAGCCGCATGGTGTTCTATAAAGATCTGAAAGAACGCGTAAAAGGCATGTCGATGAAGGAAGCCATCCTTGAAGTGAACCATTGGTGCCACGAGAGGGTGACCTATCAGCCTTCAGACGCCCGCACCTCTTCCCCACTCGCTTCCATCCGCACCGCCTATGGACGATGCGGCGAGGAGTCGACCTTCACGGTGGCAGCCCTCCGCTCCATCGGTATTCCTGCCCGTCAGGTCTATACTCCGCGTTGGGCACATACCGATGACAACCACGCGTGGGTGGAAGCATGGGCAGATGGTGAATGGTATTTCCTTGGTGCCTGCGAGCCGGAAGCCGTGCTGAATCTCGGATGGTTCAACGCACCGGCATCAAGAGCCATGCTCATGCACACACGTGCCTTCGGCGACTACAACGGTCCCGAAGAGGCAGTTCTCCGCACCAACAACTATACAGAAATCAACCTCATCGACAATTACGCCACGACCGAACGCATCGACTTCCGTGTGGTAGATACCGACGGGAAAGCGGTGAACGGGGCACGTGTGGATTTCAAAATCTACAACTATGCGGAATATTACACCGCCGTGACGAAATATACAGATGAGCGAGGAGAGACATTCCTCACGGCAGGTCTTGGCGACCTGATTGTATGGGCGTCACACGAAGGCAGATACGGTTTCACGAAAGCATCATTCGGGAAGGACAAACACATCACCATCACCTTGTCGCGTTCACAAAACAGCGACCTCACACAACGGGTCTTCCCGGTCGAAGAGTTCGACATTGTGCCGCCACCAGAGAAGGTCAACCTCCCCGACGTGCCCGAAGATATGCAGAAGCGGAACAAAGAGCGCTTTGCGTATGAAGACTCTATCCGCAACGCCTACGTCGCCACCTTCATTTCTCAAGAGACAGCAAGCAACTTCCCCGCTGAAGCGACACCTTATTTAATAAAGGCGCGCGGCAACTGGCAGACGATTCTTGCGTTCCTCGAGAAATACAGCGACCGGAAAGAGCGCGCATACAAACTGCTCTCGACGCTGAGCGACAAAGATTTGCGCGACATGCAGATGGACATTCTGGATGATAACATGAACGCAACGAGCGACCAACTCTGCCCGCGTGTAGAAAACGAGATGATTATTCTCCCGTTCAAGCAGTTCTTCGAGAAGGCTTTCGACAAGAAAACGGCTGACCGCTTCCGCAAGAATCCTTCAGAACTGGTCGGCTGGGTGAAGAAAAACATTCGCCTCAATCCCGACAAGAAAGCCATCCGCATTGCACAGACTCCCGTCGGAGTATGGCGTTCACGGGTGACTGACACACGTTCGCGCGACATCTTCTTCGTTGACGTGGCGCGAAGCCTGGGCATTGAAGCGCAAAAAGACGGCGTCACCTCGAAGGTGCAATACAAGCAGGACGGCAAATGGGTAGATGTGAACTTCGATGCTACCGAACAGGCGAGCGCCCCGCAAGGCACACTCATGTTGGGATATACCCCGACGAAGATGGTGGACGACCCGAAATACTACAGCCACTTCACCATCTCGCGCATCGACAACGGAACGACATCGCTCCTCAGCTTCGACGAGGGGCAGGTAGATATGGGCGGCGGTGTCAGCTGGTCGAACACATTCAAGAACGGAACGTTGCTCGACGAGGGAACCTACGAACTGGTGACCGGTATGCGCCTTGCCAACGGCACGGTGCTCTCCACCTCACAGATATTCAACATCCGTGCGGGAGAAACGACCAACATCGAACTCACGTTGCGCTCTACCGACCAAGAAGTGAGCGTCATCGGCAGCTTCGACTCCGAAAGCAAATTCCTCACAATTGGCGACAAGAAGGAAGTTAGCATCCTCTCACAGACAGGCAGGGGCTACTTCATCGTAGGACTCATCGGCGTAGGACAAGAGCCGACCAACCATGCGCTGCGCGACATTGCCAAAGTGCGGAAGTCGTTCGAGACGTGGGGACGTCCGATTCTCCTGCTTTTCGAAAACGAAGAGGAAGCACGGAAATTTAACAAGAAAGAGTTCGGCGAACTGCCCAACACCATCATCTACGGTATCGACAAAGACGGCGCCATCAAGCAGCAAATCGTCAAGGAGATGAAACTCCAAAGCGACCGCCTGCTGCCTATTTTCTTCACCTCTGACACGTTCAACCGCGTGGTTAGCATCTCACAGGGTTACACCATCGGACTTGGCGAGCAACTGGAGAAAATCATCAAAAAACTCTGA
- a CDS encoding RpiB/LacA/LacB family sugar-phosphate isomerase — protein sequence MEIKTVGIACDHAGYALKKFVIEYLEKHGYPYKDYGTWSDVSVDYPDFGHALAEGIESGEVYPGIGICGSGEGIAMTLNKHQGVRAGLAWIPEIAHMIRQHNDANVLVMPGRFIDNKTAEKIMDEFFKTTFEAGRHLKRVEKIPVK from the coding sequence ATGGAAATCAAGACAGTTGGAATTGCCTGCGACCATGCAGGTTATGCGTTAAAAAAATTTGTGATTGAGTATTTGGAAAAGCACGGTTATCCTTACAAAGACTACGGCACATGGAGCGACGTGAGTGTGGATTATCCAGACTTCGGACATGCCCTTGCTGAAGGTATCGAAAGCGGTGAAGTCTATCCCGGTATCGGCATTTGCGGAAGCGGCGAAGGCATTGCCATGACGCTGAACAAGCACCAAGGTGTACGCGCCGGCTTGGCATGGATTCCCGAAATTGCACACATGATTCGTCAGCACAATGATGCCAACGTCCTCGTAATGCCCGGACGCTTCATCGACAACAAGACGGCTGAAAAAATCATGGACGAATTCTTCAAGACGACATTCGAAGCAGGACGCCACCTGAAGCGCGTAGAGAAGATTCCCGTAAAATAA
- a CDS encoding transketolase, with the protein MNSKDLMTRAADNIRILAASMVEKAKSGHPGGAMGGADFINVLFSEFLVYDPENPTWSGRDRFYLDPGHMSPMLYSALALQGRFTIDELKAFRQWESPTPGHPERDVERGIENTSGPLGQGHTFAVGAAIAEKFLEARLGHTMMQHKIYAYISDGGIQEEISQGAGRMAGLLGLNNLIMFYDSNDIQLSTECSVVMEEDTEAKYKSWGWNVLNINGNDADEIRQALQEAIEEKSRPTLIIGKTVMGKGALQADGSSYERTIKTHGAPLGGDAYINTIKNLGGDPENPFVIFPETEKLYACRREELKHIVAERKNEEAEWTKGHPAQAAQMQEWFEGKAPKVDWSALIQKEGCATRAASAACLGILAEQVPNMVCSSADLSNSDKTDGFLKKTHDLQRNDFSGAFLQAGVSELTMACVCIGMYLHGGVIPACGTFFVFSDYMKPAVRMAALMEVPIKFIWTHDAFRVGEDGPTHEPVEQEAQIRLMEKLKNHHGKDSVRVFRPADADETTVCWQMAMENMETPTALVLSRQDISKLPAGTNYQEARKGAYIVAGSDEQYDVILFASGSEVATLVAGAELLRKDNIKVRIVSVPSEGLFRQQSKEYQEMILPAEAKKFGLTAGLPVTLEGLAGSNGRVFGLTSFGFSAPYKVLDEKLGFTGENVYRQVKDFLGK; encoded by the coding sequence ATGAACAGCAAAGACCTTATGACACGGGCAGCAGACAACATACGCATTCTCGCTGCTTCGATGGTGGAAAAAGCCAAATCCGGACATCCTGGCGGCGCTATGGGCGGTGCCGATTTCATCAATGTGCTTTTCTCCGAATTTCTCGTTTATGACCCCGAAAACCCGACGTGGAGCGGTCGCGACCGTTTCTATTTAGACCCGGGGCACATGTCACCCATGCTTTACTCAGCTCTCGCCTTGCAGGGCAGATTCACTATCGACGAACTGAAAGCATTCAGACAATGGGAATCTCCGACACCCGGACATCCCGAACGCGACGTGGAACGAGGCATTGAGAACACCAGCGGACCGCTCGGACAAGGACACACTTTCGCCGTCGGAGCTGCCATTGCGGAAAAGTTCCTCGAAGCACGCCTTGGACACACCATGATGCAACATAAAATCTATGCCTATATTTCCGACGGAGGCATTCAGGAAGAGATTTCACAAGGTGCCGGTCGCATGGCAGGACTGTTGGGACTGAACAACCTGATTATGTTCTATGACTCGAACGACATACAGCTCTCTACGGAATGCTCGGTCGTGATGGAAGAAGACACCGAAGCCAAGTACAAGTCATGGGGATGGAATGTCCTGAACATCAACGGCAACGATGCTGACGAGATTCGACAGGCGCTCCAAGAGGCTATCGAGGAGAAAAGCCGACCGACACTCATCATCGGAAAGACCGTCATGGGAAAAGGTGCTTTGCAAGCCGACGGCTCATCGTATGAACGGACAATTAAGACGCATGGTGCACCGCTCGGTGGCGATGCCTACATCAACACGATAAAGAACCTTGGTGGCGATCCCGAAAATCCGTTTGTCATCTTCCCTGAAACCGAAAAACTCTATGCCTGCCGCAGAGAAGAACTCAAACACATCGTGGCTGAGCGAAAGAACGAGGAGGCAGAATGGACAAAAGGTCATCCGGCACAAGCCGCGCAAATGCAAGAGTGGTTTGAAGGGAAGGCACCGAAAGTGGATTGGAGTGCGCTCATTCAGAAAGAAGGATGTGCCACCCGTGCTGCTTCGGCAGCTTGTCTCGGAATACTCGCCGAGCAGGTTCCGAACATGGTGTGCTCATCTGCCGACCTGTCCAACTCCGATAAGACCGACGGGTTCCTGAAAAAGACCCACGACCTGCAACGCAACGATTTCAGCGGTGCCTTCCTGCAAGCAGGAGTCAGCGAACTGACGATGGCGTGTGTGTGCATCGGTATGTACCTGCATGGCGGAGTGATTCCCGCATGCGGAACATTCTTTGTATTCTCCGACTATATGAAGCCGGCAGTACGAATGGCGGCTCTCATGGAAGTGCCCATCAAGTTCATCTGGACGCACGATGCCTTCCGCGTAGGTGAAGACGGTCCGACGCACGAACCGGTGGAACAGGAAGCACAGATACGACTGATGGAAAAACTGAAAAACCATCACGGGAAAGACTCCGTGCGTGTTTTCCGTCCTGCCGATGCCGACGAGACGACCGTTTGCTGGCAAATGGCGATGGAAAACATGGAAACACCGACGGCGCTTGTCCTCTCACGGCAGGACATCAGCAAGCTTCCTGCAGGCACCAACTATCAAGAAGCGCGCAAAGGTGCCTATATCGTTGCAGGAAGCGACGAGCAGTATGATGTGATACTCTTTGCTTCTGGTTCTGAAGTGGCGACACTCGTTGCCGGAGCCGAACTCTTGCGCAAGGACAACATCAAAGTTCGCATCGTCAGTGTTCCGTCAGAAGGACTCTTCCGTCAGCAATCAAAGGAATACCAAGAAATGATTCTGCCCGCTGAAGCGAAGAAATTCGGATTGACCGCCGGACTCCCTGTCACGCTCGAAGGATTGGCAGGCAGCAACGGACGTGTATTCGGACTCACCAGTTTCGGCTTCTCCGCACCCTACAAAGTGCTCGACGAGAAACTCGGTTTCACCGGTGAGAACGTCTATCGGCAAGTGAAAGACTTCTTAGGTAAGTAA
- the serS gene encoding serine--tRNA ligase — protein MLTLRLINEETDRVIRGLEKKHFKGAKEAIEKVQEVDRLRRETQQKLDKTKQDAKLLAAQIGQLMKQGDKEQAEQVKEQVAALKQADKTLQEKMDAAEQELTNLLCAIPNIPCELVPEGADASANVVVKEGGVKPQLGADAQCHWDLCKKYNLIDFDLGVKVTGAGFPIYIGKMARLQRALEAFFLEEARKSGYLEVQPPYVVNEASGYGTGQLPDKEGQMYHVNMDNLYLIPTAEVPVTNIFRDVILDESELPIKRCAYSACFRREAGSYGKDVRGLNRLHQFDKVEIVRIDTPQHSYESLDEMLVHVEGLMKQLELPYRILRLCGGDMSFTSAICYDFEVWSAAQERWLEVSSVSNFESYQANRLKCRYRRAEDKKIELCHTLNGSALALPRIVAAIIENNQTPEGIRIPKCLVPYCGFEILDDKNF, from the coding sequence ATGCTTACGCTTAGACTTATCAATGAAGAAACGGATCGCGTGATTCGCGGATTGGAGAAAAAACATTTCAAGGGTGCCAAAGAGGCGATAGAAAAGGTTCAGGAAGTGGACAGACTTCGTCGTGAAACCCAGCAAAAACTGGATAAAACCAAGCAAGACGCTAAGCTGTTGGCTGCTCAAATCGGACAGTTGATGAAACAGGGCGATAAAGAGCAGGCAGAGCAGGTGAAAGAACAGGTGGCTGCATTGAAACAGGCGGACAAGACGCTGCAAGAGAAAATGGATGCGGCTGAGCAGGAACTCACGAATTTGCTTTGCGCCATTCCCAATATTCCCTGCGAGCTCGTTCCTGAAGGGGCTGACGCTTCGGCAAATGTGGTCGTGAAAGAGGGTGGAGTAAAGCCTCAGTTGGGAGCCGATGCGCAATGCCATTGGGACTTGTGCAAGAAGTATAATCTGATAGATTTCGACCTCGGTGTGAAAGTGACGGGAGCCGGTTTCCCGATATATATAGGTAAGATGGCACGTTTGCAACGCGCATTGGAGGCATTCTTCCTCGAAGAGGCGCGCAAGAGCGGCTATCTGGAAGTTCAGCCGCCTTACGTGGTGAACGAAGCTTCGGGATATGGTACGGGACAATTACCCGACAAAGAGGGGCAGATGTATCATGTCAACATGGACAATCTCTATCTGATACCTACGGCGGAAGTGCCCGTGACCAATATCTTCCGCGACGTGATTCTCGATGAAAGTGAATTGCCTATCAAGCGTTGTGCCTACTCGGCATGTTTCCGCAGAGAGGCGGGCTCGTATGGTAAGGATGTGCGAGGATTGAATCGTCTGCATCAGTTCGATAAGGTTGAAATCGTGCGCATAGACACTCCGCAGCACTCGTATGAAAGTCTCGACGAGATGCTTGTTCACGTGGAAGGTCTGATGAAGCAACTTGAACTGCCTTATCGCATCTTACGTCTTTGCGGTGGCGACATGAGTTTCACCAGTGCGATATGCTATGACTTTGAAGTGTGGAGTGCAGCGCAGGAGCGTTGGCTGGAAGTGTCTTCCGTCAGCAACTTCGAGAGCTATCAGGCAAACCGCTTGAAGTGCCGTTATCGCCGTGCCGAGGACAAGAAAATAGAACTGTGCCACACCTTGAATGGTTCGGCATTGGCATTGCCGCGCATCGTTGCTGCGATTATCGAGAACAACCAGACACCGGAAGGCATTCGCATACCGAAGTGCCTCGTGCCCTATTGTGGTTTCGAAATACTCGACGATAAGAATTTCTGA
- a CDS encoding RNA methyltransferase codes for MANIIEISSLNVPGVEVFHSLTEAQLRNRLHMEDGIFIAESPKVIKVALAAGYEPLSVLCERRHIEGDAAEVLQRCEGVPVYTGSRELLAQLTGYTLTRGVLCAMRRKQLPDVETLCKDARRIVVIEGVSDTTNIGGIFRSAAALGMDAVLLTKDSCDPLNRRAVRVSMGSVFLIPWTWLDEPATSLHQYGFKTAAMALSEQAIALDDPRLKDEERLAVIMGTEGDGLPEKTISEADYVVRIPMSYHVDSLNVSAAAAVAFWELRKHNV; via the coding sequence ATGGCTAACATCATAGAAATATCGTCACTGAACGTCCCGGGCGTGGAAGTGTTTCATTCGCTGACCGAGGCACAACTACGCAACCGCCTGCACATGGAAGACGGCATCTTCATAGCCGAGAGTCCCAAAGTCATCAAGGTGGCACTCGCCGCCGGATATGAACCCCTCTCCGTCTTGTGTGAACGCCGACACATCGAAGGCGACGCGGCAGAGGTGCTCCAGCGCTGCGAAGGAGTCCCTGTATATACGGGAAGCCGCGAACTGCTCGCACAGCTGACGGGCTACACACTCACGAGAGGCGTCCTGTGTGCGATGCGGAGAAAACAACTTCCCGACGTGGAAACGCTGTGCAAGGATGCCCGTCGCATCGTTGTCATCGAGGGAGTGAGCGACACGACGAACATCGGCGGAATATTCCGCTCGGCAGCGGCGCTTGGGATGGACGCTGTATTGCTCACAAAAGATTCGTGCGACCCGCTGAACCGCCGTGCCGTCCGCGTGTCCATGGGGAGTGTATTCCTGATACCCTGGACGTGGTTGGACGAACCCGCAACGAGTTTGCACCAATACGGTTTCAAGACAGCAGCCATGGCGCTTTCCGAACAAGCCATCGCGCTCGACGACCCTCGCCTGAAAGACGAAGAACGCCTGGCTGTCATTATGGGGACGGAAGGCGACGGTCTGCCTGAAAAGACCATTTCCGAAGCCGATTATGTCGTTCGCATCCCGATGTCCTACCACGTAGATTCGCTCAACGTGTCGGCAGCGGCTGCCGTAGCTTTCTGGGAATTGCGCAAACACAACGTTTAG
- the miaA gene encoding tRNA (adenosine(37)-N6)-dimethylallyltransferase MiaA — MITILGPTASGKTRLAVALALKLNAEIISADSRQVYRRMDIGTGKDLDDYCVEGQRVPFHLIDICEPGTKYNLFEYQRDFLAAYDLIRGRNRLPLLCGGTGLYIESVLKGYQLSPVPQDAALRERLSDKSLDELTEMLRDLKRQTGSAMHNRSDVDTPQRAIRAIEIEMGVLAAQRDKDEGRCMERSFPQINSVILGVDIDREERRKKITARLKERLEQGMADEVRSLLDEGISPEDLTYYGLEYRYVTEYVTGKITFDEMFQRLEIAIHQFAKRQMTWFRGMERRGFTIHWIDAMLPMDEKISQALSYI, encoded by the coding sequence ATGATTACCATACTTGGTCCTACGGCAAGCGGTAAGACTCGTTTGGCTGTAGCCCTTGCACTGAAGCTGAATGCGGAAATTATCAGCGCAGACAGCCGACAGGTGTATCGGCGTATGGATATTGGGACAGGTAAGGATTTGGACGACTATTGTGTTGAAGGGCAACGCGTTCCTTTCCATTTGATAGACATTTGCGAGCCGGGAACGAAATACAATCTGTTTGAATATCAGCGCGATTTCCTTGCTGCCTACGATTTGATTCGCGGGCGGAACCGGCTCCCGCTGCTGTGTGGCGGTACGGGGTTGTATATAGAGTCAGTCCTGAAGGGTTATCAACTGTCGCCCGTGCCCCAAGATGCGGCATTGAGGGAGCGTCTTTCGGACAAGTCGTTGGACGAACTGACCGAGATGTTGCGCGACTTGAAGCGACAGACAGGCTCTGCGATGCACAACCGTTCGGACGTTGACACACCGCAACGCGCCATTCGTGCCATCGAGATAGAGATGGGAGTGCTCGCTGCCCAGCGCGACAAGGATGAAGGCAGGTGCATGGAACGGTCGTTTCCGCAAATCAACTCCGTCATTCTCGGCGTTGACATTGACCGCGAAGAGCGCCGGAAAAAGATTACCGCGCGACTGAAAGAGCGCTTGGAACAAGGCATGGCAGACGAGGTGCGCAGCCTCTTGGATGAAGGAATCTCTCCTGAAGACTTGACGTATTACGGGTTGGAATATCGCTATGTCACGGAATATGTCACGGGAAAAATCACCTTCGACGAGATGTTCCAGCGGTTGGAGATTGCCATCCACCAGTTTGCCAAGCGGCAGATGACGTGGTTCCGGGGAATGGAACGGCGTGGATTCACAATACATTGGATAGACGCCATGTTGCCGATGGACGAGAAAATAAGTCAAGCCCTTTCATATATATAA